In Lewinellaceae bacterium, a single window of DNA contains:
- a CDS encoding T9SS type A sorting domain-containing protein: MEANFRYSLSRPGRVRLTIYDLAGRRVAQLHDATQLSGEHSVLWAPDGRLGKGMYFAHLQTEEGTMALKLMLK, from the coding sequence ATGGAAGCTAACTTTCGGTACAGCCTGTCCCGCCCCGGCAGGGTTCGCCTCACGATCTACGACCTTGCCGGCCGCAGGGTGGCGCAATTGCACGATGCAACGCAGTTGTCAGGCGAGCATTCCGTTCTTTGGGCTCCCGACGGGCGCCTGGGCAAAGGCATGTACTTCGCCCACCTGCAAACCGAAGAAGGCACGATGGCCCTCAAGCTGATGCTGAAGTGA
- a CDS encoding glycoside hydrolase family 88 protein, whose product MKAFHFLFALVQAARNNGLYYDTGTLHLRAGPVELKKLFHRAGEFSRYFVLVALAVSFCLSGCAATPPSDDKALVSAAALEAKLQALSEKALSYLSQLPPDSLAIPRALRADGSLHATGSKDWTSGFYPGELWQLYEFSKKDELAAAAAAWTAFVEKEKYDTHTHDLGFKIYCSFGQGFRLTDDPGYKKVILEASRTLIQRYNEKVGCIRSWDFNAETWQFPVIIDNMMNLEMLFAATRLSGDSTYYKIAYQHALTTLNNHIREDHSAYHVIDYDTLTGEVRHWHTHQGAGPASAWARGQAWNIYGFAMAYRETRDKRFLEQAKAAARFFYTHPNLPQDHIPYWDFDAPYIPNEPRDASAAAITACGLLMLCELDPPNREQFLKWADSTLVSLNSDKYQSAALPFLLGHSVGSIPGAFEIDVPIIYADYYYVEALMKRLALAKSNNG is encoded by the coding sequence ATGAAAGCCTTTCATTTTCTTTTCGCACTAGTCCAAGCGGCACGAAATAACGGGTTATATTATGATACTGGAACCCTGCATTTAAGGGCTGGCCCTGTGGAATTAAAAAAACTATTCCACAGGGCTGGCGAATTCTCCCGTTATTTCGTTCTAGTCGCACTAGCCGTTTCATTCTGCCTGTCGGGCTGCGCGGCAACACCCCCTTCCGACGACAAAGCCTTGGTTTCAGCGGCGGCACTCGAAGCGAAGCTCCAGGCACTGTCGGAAAAAGCCTTGTCATACCTTTCCCAACTGCCGCCTGACTCCCTGGCCATCCCCCGCGCCTTGCGCGCGGACGGCAGCCTGCATGCCACCGGTTCCAAAGACTGGACCAGCGGTTTTTATCCAGGGGAGTTGTGGCAGTTGTACGAGTTCAGCAAAAAGGATGAGCTGGCGGCGGCGGCGGCAGCATGGACAGCTTTTGTAGAAAAAGAAAAATACGACACCCATACGCACGACCTGGGATTTAAGATTTATTGCAGTTTTGGCCAGGGTTTTCGCCTGACGGATGACCCGGGCTATAAGAAGGTGATCCTCGAGGCTTCCAGGACGCTGATCCAGCGATACAATGAGAAAGTGGGCTGTATCCGGTCCTGGGATTTCAACGCGGAAACCTGGCAGTTCCCGGTCATCATTGACAATATGATGAACCTGGAAATGCTCTTTGCCGCTACCCGCCTGAGTGGAGATTCCACTTATTACAAGATCGCTTATCAACACGCTTTAACTACGCTGAACAACCACATCCGGGAGGACCACAGCGCCTATCACGTCATCGACTACGATACCCTGACCGGGGAAGTCAGGCACTGGCACACCCATCAGGGCGCTGGGCCGGCCTCCGCCTGGGCCCGGGGGCAGGCCTGGAACATCTACGGCTTCGCTATGGCCTACCGGGAGACGCGGGATAAGCGTTTTCTGGAACAGGCAAAGGCGGCTGCCCGCTTTTTCTATACGCATCCCAATCTGCCGCAAGATCATATTCCCTACTGGGATTTTGACGCTCCTTATATTCCCAACGAACCCAGGGATGCCTCCGCCGCCGCGATAACTGCCTGTGGCCTGCTGATGCTTTGCGAGTTAGACCCTCCCAACCGGGAACAGTTCCTGAAATGGGCGGACAGCACCCTGGTGTCTCTAAACAGCGACAAGTATCAGTCGGCTGCCCTGCCTTTCTTGCTTGGCCACAGCGTAGGCAGCATTCCCGGAGCTTTCGAAATAGATGTGCCCATTATTTATGCTGACTATTACTACGTGGAGGCGCTGATGAAAAGGCTGGCGCTGGCAAAATCGAACAATGGATGA